Below is a window of bacterium DNA.
GGCGACAATACCTCAAAGAGCGATGTGGATCTGCTGGTGACCTTTAATCCCCAAGCCCAATGGTCGCTTTACGATTTCGTCGAACTGCAGGAAGAGCTCTCCAGTCTATTGGAACGAAAGGTGGACCTGGTGAGCCGCCGGGGTTTGGAACGCAGCCGAAA
It encodes the following:
- a CDS encoding nucleotidyltransferase domain-containing protein yields the protein MSGIAVDKRRLDALCRRWWIDELALFGSYLRGDNTSKSDVDLLVTFNPQAQWSLYDFVELQEELSSLLERKVDLVSRRGLERSR